The nucleotide window GCTTTGTAGCGGTGGCGGTGTTGCGGCTCCCAGACGGCGATTGTTGGAGCGCGCGCGGTGAAGTGGAAGGGCGCATTCTCTTCGCGCCGCGTGGGGAAGGGGGCTTTGGCTACGACCCCATTTTCTACGTCCCCGAAAAGGGGCGCTCGATGGCCGAGTTATCGCGTGAGGAAAAGAATGCACTCAGCCATCGGGGACGTGCGGCGCGCGCCTTGCGTGATGTCATCCTGCAATTGGTGGAGGCGGGGCGTTTGTAAGTCGCACACCGTGGGGAAAACAAAAGGTGCGCCGGCATCAAATGCGCGGCGCACCTTTTTTGTGTCTGGCGGATTACGCCTCCTGGCGTGTGAGTGCATCCACCACCGCGACAGCCGCCATGTTGGCAATGTTGCGCACGTCGTCGCCGGTTTGAATCACGTGGACGGGTGCGCCCGTGCCGAGCAAAATGGGACCAATGGCTTCGGCGTGCCCCAGGCGGATGAGCAGTTTGTAGGCGGTGTTGGCGGCTTCCAGCGAGGGGAAGACGAGCACATTGGCGTCTTTCACGCGGCTGAACGGGTAGCGTTCTTCCACCAGTTCCGGCACAACCGCCGTATCGGCTTGCATTTCGCCGTCTATCGCCAAATCGGGGCGGCGTTGGCGTACCAGTTCGACGGCGCGCGCCACTTTTTGCGCCAGTGGGTGTTGGGTTGACCCGAAGTTGGAGAACGACAGCATGGCAACGCGCGGTTCCAGCCCAATGTGCGTGGCAAAGTCGGCGGCCAGAATGGCGATATCCGCCAAATCTTCGGCGCTCGGCTCGATATTGACGGTGGCGTCGGTGAAGAGATAGACCTTCTCATCTACGATGATGATGTACACCCCGGCGACAAGCCGACTTTCGGGGCGGGTGTGGTGAATTTGCAGCGCCGGGCGAATTACTTCGGGGTATTCATACGTCAGCCCGGAGATACAGGCGTCGGCGTCTCCCATTTTGACCATCATCGGCGCGAGGATGTTGCGTTCGTGCATCATCTTGCGCGCTTTTTCATACGTGACGCCTTTGCGCTGGCGTAGTTCGTAGAAGACGCGCGCGTATTCGTCACGTTTGGGGAACGTATCGGGGTCAACAACCGTGTAGTCGAAAGAAAGCCCCAGACGTTCCACCGTGGCGTGAATACGCGCTTCATTGCCGATGAGAATGGGGTGCGCGATACGCTCATCCGCTACTTGCGCCGCCGCACGGATGATTTTGGGATGATCGCCTTCGGCAAACGCCAGCCGCACCTTCCCCTGGCTGCGGCGCGCCTGGTGCAGAATGAATTGGCGCACTTCTTGCGCCTTGCCCTGGCGCAACATGAGCAGTTCGCGGTACTCGTCAATATCCAGCGGGCGGCGTGCCACCCCGCTTTCGATGGCGGCTTTGGCAACTGCCGGCGCAACCCACAACAGCACGCGCGGGTCGAACGGCTTGGGGATGATGTACTCCGGCCCGAATTGGAGGTTTTCCAGGTTGTAGGCGCGGAGAACGGCATCGGGCACATCCTCTTTGGCAAGCGCCGCCAGCGCATACGCAGCCGCCAGTTTCATCTCATCGTTGATAGCGCGCGCCCGTACATCCAGTGCGCCGCGGAAGATGAAGGGGAAGCCCAACACATTGTTGATTTGGTTGGGGTAGTCGGAGCGCCCGGTCGCGATAATGGCGTCGGGGCGTACCTCGCGCGCTACTTCATACTTGATTTCGGGGTCTGGGTTGGCCATGGCGAAGATGAGCGGGCGCTCTGCCATCGTTTTGACCATCTCCGGCGTCAGAATGTCGGCGACCGAGAGCCCGTAGAACACATCCGCGCCACGCACGGCGTCGGCGAGTGTGCGCGCGTCGGTTTCAACGGCGAACCGCTCTTTGTAGGGGTTCATGCCTTCGGTGCGTCCTTTGTAAATCACGCCGCGGCTGTCTACCAGCAGAATGTTTTCCGGGCGTACCCCCATTTTGATGGCAAGGTCGGCTGAGGCGATGGCGGCCGCCCCCGCCCCCGAAATGACCATCTTAATCTCCTCGATACGCTTGCCGACCAGTTCCAGCCCGTTGAGAAGCCCCGCCGCGGCAATGATGGCGGTGCCGTGCTGGTCGTCGTGGAAGACGGGAATGTCCAGCATGGCTTTGAGTTGTTCTTCGATGTAGAAACATTCGGGCGCTTTGATGTCTTCAAGGTTGATGCCGCCAAATGTTGGTGCAATGGCGGCAACGACGCGGATGAAGGCGTCGGGGTCGGTTTCGTTGACTTCAATGTCGAACACATCAATATCGGCAAAGCGCTTGAAGAGCACGGCTTTGCCTTCCATAACGGGCTTTGCGGCAAGCGCCCCCCGGTTGCCCAGCCCCAGAATCGCTGTCCCGTTGGAGACCACGGCGACCAGGTTGCCTTTGGCGGTGTACTCGTACACATCGTCCGGATTGGCGGCAATTTCCAGCACGGGGTAGGCGACACCGGGGGAATAGGCGAGCGACAAATCGCGCTGCGTTGTGAGGGGCTTGGTGGGGCGAATGGCGAGTTTGCCGGGACGCCCACCGAGCCGGTGGTATTCCAATGCTTCTTCACGGGTGATGGAGCGTTTTTGATGCACCATTGCAATTCCTCCTGAATTTGAGCAAACACGTATCACCACGGACATTCAAAATGGTACGATACATAAAGCGGCGTGAGGTTGCTAGTCGCGAATGTCATGTGATCAATGGTCATTTGCCATAGACGGCTTGGCGGTGGTCTGCCCGCTTGGGCTGCAACGCCCCCTGATGCGCTTTTGCAAAAACACAAAACTGCCATAATCATGGTGAATGCAGGAACCAACAGGAGCGACCACCAGGGGAGGGAGAACCTTGTACGGCGAAATCAAAATCTACACCGGGACGGCGCATCCGGAGTTGGCGCATGAAATTTGTGATTACTTGAAGATTCCGCTGAGCGGCGCGGATGTGTTCCAGTTTCCCAACGAGAACATCTTCGTCAAACTGCACCAGAGCGTGCGTGGGCAAGATGTGTTTTTGATTCAACCGATGACGCGCCCAGTGAACAAAAACATCATGGAATTGCTCATCATGATTGACACGCTCAAGCGTGACTCCGCTGGGCGCATTACGGCGGTTATTCCCTACTTCGCCTATGCGCGTTCGGACAAGAAAGACCAGCCGCGCGTGCCCATCACGGCCCGCTTGCTTGCCGATTTGATTGAAACTGCGGGCGCTGACCGCTACCTGACGATTGACCTGCACGCGGGGCAAATTCAAGGCTTCTTCAAAATTCCGGGCGACGAATTGACGGCGTTCCACTTGCAGCGCGACTATCTTTTGCGCAAAGGGTTGGACAACATGGTCGTGGTCGCGCCGGACGTGGGCGCAACCAAGAAAGCCCGCAAC belongs to Ardenticatena maritima and includes:
- a CDS encoding ribose-phosphate diphosphokinase; translation: MQEPTGATTRGGRTLYGEIKIYTGTAHPELAHEICDYLKIPLSGADVFQFPNENIFVKLHQSVRGQDVFLIQPMTRPVNKNIMELLIMIDTLKRDSAGRITAVIPYFAYARSDKKDQPRVPITARLLADLIETAGADRYLTIDLHAGQIQGFFKIPGDELTAFHLQRDYLLRKGLDNMVVVAPDVGATKKARNLAEALNAPLAIVEKRRVGNDPTARALSLIGDVEGKNAIIFDDEIDTAGTMTNAIHFLKQAGAKEVYAVATHGILSPPALERLREAPLTELILTNTVPIPPEKRLPNMTILSVAPLLGEVIRRIHFGISVGALFNE
- a CDS encoding NADP-dependent malic enzyme, producing MVHQKRSITREEALEYHRLGGRPGKLAIRPTKPLTTQRDLSLAYSPGVAYPVLEIAANPDDVYEYTAKGNLVAVVSNGTAILGLGNRGALAAKPVMEGKAVLFKRFADIDVFDIEVNETDPDAFIRVVAAIAPTFGGINLEDIKAPECFYIEEQLKAMLDIPVFHDDQHGTAIIAAAGLLNGLELVGKRIEEIKMVISGAGAAAIASADLAIKMGVRPENILLVDSRGVIYKGRTEGMNPYKERFAVETDARTLADAVRGADVFYGLSVADILTPEMVKTMAERPLIFAMANPDPEIKYEVAREVRPDAIIATGRSDYPNQINNVLGFPFIFRGALDVRARAINDEMKLAAAYALAALAKEDVPDAVLRAYNLENLQFGPEYIIPKPFDPRVLLWVAPAVAKAAIESGVARRPLDIDEYRELLMLRQGKAQEVRQFILHQARRSQGKVRLAFAEGDHPKIIRAAAQVADERIAHPILIGNEARIHATVERLGLSFDYTVVDPDTFPKRDEYARVFYELRQRKGVTYEKARKMMHERNILAPMMVKMGDADACISGLTYEYPEVIRPALQIHHTRPESRLVAGVYIIIVDEKVYLFTDATVNIEPSAEDLADIAILAADFATHIGLEPRVAMLSFSNFGSTQHPLAQKVARAVELVRQRRPDLAIDGEMQADTAVVPELVEERYPFSRVKDANVLVFPSLEAANTAYKLLIRLGHAEAIGPILLGTGAPVHVIQTGDDVRNIANMAAVAVVDALTRQEA